Proteins from a single region of Akkermansiaceae bacterium:
- the truA gene encoding tRNA pseudouridine(38-40) synthase TruA gives MAGTIKFKLTIAYDGTAWQGWQSQKSGLGVQDRIEAALARLFPSAPKLTSSSRTDAGVHAFGLVAHFEVPRSEFRMPARHLILAVNALLPEDIRVRSAIRAAPGFHARFDATGKQYRYEIWNHPAMNPLLRHGAWHVPQALDVTAMREAAAQLIGRRDFRSFTANRGAPLEDAVRTLTRCGIRKAGPKLTLIIEGGGFLYKMCRGIAGTLVQIGQGKYPASAILGMLEEQDRRASGMNAPAHGLVLWRVFYGNG, from the coding sequence ATGGCCGGAACGATCAAATTCAAACTCACCATCGCATACGATGGGACGGCATGGCAGGGCTGGCAGAGCCAGAAGTCCGGCCTTGGCGTGCAGGATCGCATTGAAGCGGCGCTCGCACGGCTGTTCCCCAGTGCGCCAAAGCTCACCAGCTCCAGCCGCACGGACGCGGGCGTGCACGCCTTCGGCCTGGTCGCCCATTTCGAAGTTCCGCGGAGCGAATTCCGGATGCCCGCGCGCCATCTGATCCTGGCGGTCAACGCGCTGCTGCCGGAGGACATCCGCGTGAGATCCGCCATCCGCGCGGCTCCCGGCTTCCACGCCCGCTTCGACGCCACGGGAAAGCAATACCGCTACGAGATCTGGAACCATCCCGCGATGAACCCGCTGCTGCGCCATGGCGCATGGCATGTCCCGCAGGCACTGGACGTCACCGCCATGCGGGAGGCCGCGGCCCAGCTCATCGGGCGGCGGGATTTCCGCTCCTTCACCGCGAACCGTGGCGCTCCGCTGGAGGATGCGGTGCGGACCCTGACCCGCTGCGGGATCCGGAAAGCGGGGCCGAAGCTGACCCTCATCATCGAGGGGGGAGGATTCCTCTACAAGATGTGCCGCGGCATCGCGGGAACGCTGGTGCAGATCGGACAGGGGAAATATCCGGCATCGGCCATCCTCGGGATGCTGGAGGAACAGGACCGACGGGCCAGCGGGATGAACGCACCCGCGCATGGACTGGTCCTCTGGCGCGTGTTCTACGGCAACGGCTGA
- a CDS encoding methyltransferase domain-containing protein — MDWNARYEEQDTPWDKGIPTPVLAEIEGRHPGIFSGRKVVAPGCGTGHDVRWLAERAASATGLDIAPLAISRARALDPGHEAEFGVADFLNPTPPHVDAYEVVWEHTCFCALDPSLRPSYVQGAGTVLRPGGILAGVFFINPEMDEGETGPPFGIGPAELGALFSAAGFTPLDSWVPVTGFPGRIGRERVMILRRTP; from the coding sequence ATGGACTGGAACGCGCGCTACGAGGAACAGGACACGCCATGGGACAAGGGCATCCCCACGCCGGTGCTGGCGGAGATCGAGGGACGCCATCCCGGGATCTTCTCCGGGCGGAAGGTGGTGGCGCCGGGCTGCGGGACGGGGCATGACGTGCGATGGCTGGCGGAACGGGCCGCATCCGCCACGGGCCTGGACATCGCCCCGTTGGCCATCTCACGGGCGCGGGCGCTCGACCCCGGGCATGAGGCGGAGTTCGGGGTCGCGGACTTCCTCAATCCCACCCCTCCCCACGTGGATGCCTACGAGGTGGTGTGGGAACACACCTGTTTCTGTGCCCTCGATCCCTCGCTGCGGCCGTCCTATGTGCAAGGCGCAGGAACCGTTCTCCGGCCGGGAGGCATCCTGGCAGGCGTCTTTTTCATCAACCCGGAGATGGACGAAGGGGAAACGGGACCGCCATTCGGGATCGGGCCAGCCGAACTCGGCGCCCTGTTCTCCGCCGCGGGCTTCACACCGCTGGATTCATGGGTGCCGGTCACCGGCTTTCCCGGCAGGATCGGCCGCGAACGGGTGATGATCCTGCGCCGCACGCCGTGA
- a CDS encoding MOSC domain-containing protein, which yields MSGKVLALHTGKVRAFATTGSGEWWDKEWTSGFSKVPTEGPAWLGYEGFRGDEQADRRYHGGSEKAVCVYPAEHYPYWRNTLEIPEFGHGGFGENLTVEGLAEDQVCIGDRFSLGGAEVQVSQPRQPCWKLARRWRVKDLALQVERTGFTGYYFRVIRHGEVRPGDKLVLLERPYGEFTITHCNRTMHQDKADFAAAKALAECPLLSASWKDGLWLRAEKGQAAGTSSRTGQPE from the coding sequence ATGTCAGGAAAGGTTCTCGCCCTGCACACGGGAAAGGTCCGCGCTTTCGCGACCACAGGTTCCGGCGAATGGTGGGACAAGGAATGGACCAGCGGCTTTTCCAAAGTTCCCACGGAAGGCCCGGCATGGCTGGGCTACGAGGGCTTCCGCGGGGACGAGCAGGCGGACCGCCGCTACCACGGCGGATCGGAAAAAGCGGTCTGCGTCTACCCCGCGGAGCACTACCCCTACTGGCGGAATACACTGGAGATCCCGGAGTTCGGCCACGGCGGGTTCGGGGAAAACCTCACGGTCGAGGGTCTGGCTGAAGATCAGGTCTGCATCGGCGACCGCTTTTCCTTGGGGGGAGCGGAGGTGCAGGTTTCCCAACCGCGCCAACCCTGCTGGAAGCTCGCGCGGCGGTGGCGGGTGAAAGATCTGGCGCTGCAAGTGGAGCGCACCGGATTCACCGGCTACTATTTCCGCGTCATCCGCCATGGCGAGGTCCGCCCGGGCGACAAACTGGTCCTGCTGGAGCGGCCCTATGGGGAATTCACCATCACCCACTGCAACCGGACCATGCATCAGGACAAAGCGGACTTCGCCGCAGCGAAGGCACTGGCGGAATGCCCCCTTCTCTCCGCGAGCTGGAAGGACGGCCTGTGGCTGCGGGCGGAGAAAGGACAGGCCGCCGGCACCTCCTCACGGACCGGACAACCGGAGTGA
- a CDS encoding malate:quinone oxidoreductase, which produces MAMKRVETIAEPDVILIGGGIMSATLGVLLHHLDPTLKIQIVEALAEVAKESTNPWNNAGTGHAALCELNYTKEKPDGSVDISKAIEINEAFELSKQFWSYLVAQGVLPSPEEFITKVPHMSFVRGREDQAFLKRRHETMAKHHFFAEMEYSEDGGRIREWAPLLLQGRHAAEPIAATRVEGGTDVNFGALTRSLVDFLVSKENVKVATRHQVHDIKRKRDGRWELTVRNLEKGINRSVTAPFVFVGAGGASLPLLQKSKIEEGKGFGGFPVSGQFLVCDNPEVVESHHAKVYGKAAVGAPPMSVPHLDTRVIDGKLSLLFGPFAGFSPKFLKSGSFFDLPGSVKISNLIPMLAVGKDNIDLTRYLIEQVMQHPQDRLDALREFFPDAKLEDWRLLTAGQRVQIIKQDAKKGGVLQFGTEVVSAGDGSIAALLGASPGASTAVDVMLDIIGRCFKDRLPGWKEKLEEMVPSYGKSLANDPELYRKLRTAADGALGIA; this is translated from the coding sequence ATGGCCATGAAACGTGTAGAAACGATCGCGGAACCGGACGTCATTCTCATCGGTGGGGGCATCATGAGCGCCACCCTCGGCGTTCTCCTCCACCATTTGGACCCCACGCTGAAGATCCAGATCGTGGAAGCGTTGGCGGAGGTCGCCAAAGAGAGCACGAATCCATGGAACAACGCCGGCACCGGCCACGCCGCGCTCTGCGAGCTGAACTACACGAAGGAAAAGCCCGACGGCTCCGTTGACATTTCCAAGGCCATCGAAATCAACGAGGCGTTCGAGCTGTCGAAGCAATTTTGGTCCTACCTCGTGGCACAGGGCGTCCTCCCTTCCCCGGAAGAATTCATCACGAAGGTGCCGCACATGAGCTTTGTTCGCGGCCGGGAGGACCAGGCGTTCCTGAAGCGCCGCCATGAGACGATGGCGAAGCATCACTTTTTCGCCGAGATGGAGTATTCCGAGGACGGTGGCCGGATCAGGGAATGGGCGCCGCTGCTGCTGCAGGGCCGCCACGCCGCCGAGCCTATCGCCGCGACCCGCGTGGAAGGCGGCACGGATGTGAACTTCGGCGCGCTCACCCGCAGCCTGGTGGATTTCCTCGTTTCAAAGGAAAACGTGAAGGTGGCCACCCGCCACCAGGTCCACGACATCAAGCGGAAGCGTGACGGACGCTGGGAGCTGACGGTGCGCAACCTGGAAAAGGGCATCAACCGCTCCGTCACCGCCCCGTTCGTCTTCGTGGGTGCGGGAGGCGCATCGCTTCCCCTTCTCCAGAAATCGAAGATCGAAGAAGGCAAAGGCTTCGGCGGATTCCCCGTCAGCGGACAGTTTCTCGTCTGCGACAATCCGGAGGTCGTCGAAAGCCACCATGCGAAGGTGTACGGAAAGGCCGCCGTCGGTGCGCCACCGATGTCCGTGCCGCACCTGGACACCCGGGTGATCGATGGGAAGCTCTCCCTCCTCTTCGGGCCGTTCGCCGGCTTCTCGCCGAAGTTCCTGAAATCCGGCTCGTTCTTCGACCTGCCGGGATCGGTGAAAATCTCCAACCTGATCCCGATGCTCGCCGTCGGTAAGGACAACATCGACCTGACCCGCTACCTGATCGAACAGGTGATGCAGCATCCCCAGGACCGTCTTGACGCGCTGCGTGAATTTTTCCCGGACGCGAAGCTGGAGGACTGGCGTCTGCTCACCGCAGGCCAGCGGGTGCAGATCATCAAGCAGGATGCGAAAAAAGGCGGTGTGCTCCAGTTCGGCACGGAAGTCGTCTCCGCGGGTGATGGCTCGATCGCCGCGCTGCTGGGTGCCTCCCCCGGAGCCTCCACGGCGGTGGATGTCATGCTGGACATCATTGGCAGATGCTTCAAAGACCGCCTGCCAGGGTGGAAGGAAAAATTGGAGGAAATGGTACCCTCCTATGGCAAAAGTCTGGCAAACGATCCGGAACTTTACCGGAAGCTGCGGACTGCTGCGGATGGTGCCCTGGGCATCGCCTGA
- a CDS encoding N-acetyltransferase, giving the protein MRVTRVRMGEITDHTARRRFELEEEGKLAFADYRREGEVLVLPHVESHPDLRGKGTAGRLMAGVLDLARKRGLKVLPICGYAAAYIQRHPEYHDLLSGED; this is encoded by the coding sequence ATGCGGGTTACCCGTGTGCGCATGGGGGAAATCACCGATCACACCGCCCGCCGGCGTTTCGAACTGGAAGAGGAAGGAAAACTGGCGTTCGCCGACTATCGGCGGGAAGGGGAGGTTCTCGTCCTGCCGCATGTGGAGTCGCACCCGGATCTCCGGGGGAAAGGAACCGCCGGACGCCTCATGGCAGGGGTTCTGGATCTTGCCAGAAAGCGGGGGCTCAAGGTGCTGCCCATCTGCGGTTATGCGGCGGCCTACATCCAGCGCCATCCGGAGTACCATGACCTGCTTTCCGGGGAGGATTGA
- a CDS encoding amidohydrolase: MTPATPPPVIDCHVHLVGNGRKGSGCWIRMSGWHRWLGGFMARMIGMPFSFEHEDFDATYVSRLADFVKESTADQILLLAQEEVYNEDGTKRDFGSFHVPNDYLFEVCSGNPAFLPAVSIHPARKDALEELDRCLAKGARALKLLPNCLDVDCSRPAYDAFWEKMAEAGLPMLAHTGGEMTVPVANKLYQDPRYLERPLEIGVKIIAAHAASNSSLWDEDYFDALVEMMRRHPNLYGDSSALNTPVRSAAFAKILRCDLADRFIHGSDFPVPVGTWYARMRGLVDGPARAGAARIPNLIERDLALKKSMGFPDGHFTRVGGILRKIG; encoded by the coding sequence ATGACTCCCGCCACCCCCCCGCCTGTCATCGATTGCCACGTCCACCTGGTCGGAAACGGCAGGAAAGGCAGCGGGTGTTGGATCCGGATGAGCGGCTGGCATCGCTGGCTGGGTGGCTTCATGGCCAGGATGATCGGCATGCCCTTCAGCTTCGAGCATGAGGACTTCGATGCCACATACGTTTCCAGGCTCGCGGATTTCGTGAAGGAATCCACCGCCGACCAGATTCTCCTGCTTGCACAGGAAGAGGTCTACAACGAAGACGGGACGAAGCGGGACTTCGGCTCCTTCCATGTGCCGAACGACTACCTCTTCGAGGTCTGCTCGGGGAATCCCGCGTTCCTTCCCGCGGTTTCCATCCACCCCGCGCGCAAGGATGCGCTGGAGGAACTCGACCGCTGTCTCGCGAAGGGAGCACGCGCTTTGAAACTGCTGCCGAACTGTCTGGACGTGGACTGCTCCCGGCCTGCCTATGACGCATTCTGGGAAAAGATGGCGGAGGCGGGCCTGCCGATGCTCGCCCATACCGGCGGGGAGATGACCGTGCCCGTGGCCAACAAGCTCTATCAGGACCCACGCTACCTGGAGCGTCCGCTGGAGATCGGAGTGAAGATCATCGCCGCCCATGCCGCCAGCAACAGCAGCCTATGGGATGAGGACTACTTCGACGCGCTGGTGGAGATGATGCGGCGCCACCCGAACCTGTATGGGGACAGCAGCGCGCTGAACACCCCGGTGAGGAGTGCCGCGTTCGCAAAAATCCTGCGCTGCGATCTGGCGGACCGCTTCATCCACGGCAGTGATTTCCCGGTCCCGGTAGGCACCTGGTATGCCCGGATGCGCGGCTTGGTCGATGGACCGGCGAGGGCCGGGGCGGCCCGCATTCCGAATCTGATCGAGAGGGACCTTGCCCTGAAAAAATCAATGGGTTTCCCTGACGGGCACTTCACCCGTGTGGGCGGGATTCTCAGGAAGATCGGCTGA
- a CDS encoding ThuA domain-containing protein produces the protein MVKLIASLTVAAFSLCASVDAAPHKILFFTKSSGFEHDVISWKKGQPSHAEKVFLELGEKHGWQFEFSKDGSKFSPEYLAGFDTVIFYTTGDLTSPGTDKQPPMTMEGKQALFDYVKGGKGFVGLHSACDTFHTNNESKKGPERYLNHGKDADPYVCFIGGEFIIHGAQQKAENKVINPKFPGFEEAGDSFSFHEEWYSLKDFNPDIHALTVIDSPSMKGAMYERPPYPTGWARTEGKGRVYYTAMGHREDIWTNATFQNILVGAIRWTTGEVQAATPPNLKEAAPGAMTNPAYIPPAPPKPKPEAKAEKKTEPAKP, from the coding sequence ATGGTGAAACTCATCGCGTCCCTCACGGTGGCGGCCTTCTCGCTCTGCGCATCGGTTGATGCGGCCCCGCACAAGATCCTCTTCTTCACGAAATCCAGCGGCTTCGAGCATGACGTCATCTCCTGGAAAAAGGGCCAGCCCAGCCATGCCGAGAAAGTGTTCCTCGAACTCGGGGAGAAACATGGCTGGCAGTTCGAGTTCTCCAAGGACGGCTCGAAGTTCTCACCGGAGTATCTCGCCGGATTCGACACGGTGATCTTCTACACCACCGGCGACCTCACCTCACCCGGCACCGACAAGCAGCCGCCGATGACCATGGAAGGGAAGCAGGCGCTTTTCGACTATGTGAAGGGTGGCAAGGGATTCGTCGGCCTGCACTCCGCCTGTGACACGTTCCACACCAACAACGAGTCGAAGAAGGGACCGGAACGTTATTTGAACCACGGCAAGGATGCGGATCCCTACGTCTGCTTCATCGGCGGCGAATTCATCATCCACGGTGCGCAGCAGAAGGCGGAGAACAAGGTCATCAACCCGAAGTTCCCCGGCTTTGAGGAGGCGGGGGACAGCTTCAGCTTCCATGAGGAATGGTATTCGCTGAAGGACTTCAACCCGGACATCCACGCGCTGACCGTCATCGACTCCCCCTCCATGAAGGGCGCGATGTATGAGCGTCCGCCTTATCCGACCGGCTGGGCGCGCACCGAGGGCAAGGGCCGTGTCTATTACACCGCCATGGGCCACCGGGAGGACATTTGGACCAACGCCACGTTCCAGAACATCCTCGTCGGCGCGATCCGCTGGACCACCGGCGAGGTGCAGGCAGCGACCCCGCCGAACCTCAAGGAAGCCGCTCCCGGGGCGATGACCAATCCCGCCTATATCCCGCCTGCCCCGCCGAAGCCCAAGCCGGAAGCGAAAGCGGAGAAGAAAACCGAACCCGCCAAACCCTGA
- a CDS encoding flotillin family protein: MPTLILAAAIVIVIFTALIAIAARYKKCPSDRVLVKYGKVGEGKSAECYHGGAAFIWPIIQDYQYLTLTPLPIDIRLEGALSKQNIRVNTPSTFTVGISTEPGVMENAAERLLGLTMPQISELAKDIIFGQMRVVIATMDIEEINSDRDKLIANISQGVEVELKKVGLRLINVNIQDITDASGYIDALGQEAASKAIAEAKVKVAQADRDGEIGAAAAQRDKRISVSGANAEATRGENTAEVEIANSNAQRRSAQAEAERLAQAAEKVAHAKILEEAYVSEQSAEKQRAERDKATQFANIVVPAEVAKQRQLVEADAEAEKVRRIQQGKADGVRAEKQAEADGIIFVKEAEAGGLKARLIAEADGLRSRLLAEAEGAQAVLVGKAKGFDDLIRSCQGPGGAQQLLITELLPQLVEAQVKAIANLKIDKLTVWDSGKGADGKNSTAGFLSGLAGSVPPLHELAKNVGVELPSYLGKLDDPQADRPSVQPPAPEAPVTGNTQSVEGI; the protein is encoded by the coding sequence ATGCCTACACTGATCCTTGCAGCTGCGATCGTCATCGTCATCTTCACCGCGCTCATCGCCATCGCCGCGCGTTACAAGAAGTGCCCCTCCGACCGGGTGCTGGTGAAGTATGGCAAGGTCGGCGAAGGGAAATCCGCCGAGTGCTACCACGGCGGCGCCGCCTTCATCTGGCCCATCATCCAGGACTACCAATACCTCACACTCACGCCGCTCCCCATCGACATCCGTCTGGAAGGCGCACTGTCGAAGCAGAACATCCGGGTGAACACGCCCTCCACCTTCACCGTCGGCATTTCCACCGAACCGGGGGTGATGGAGAATGCGGCGGAGCGTCTGCTGGGTCTGACCATGCCGCAGATCAGCGAGCTGGCGAAGGACATCATCTTCGGCCAGATGCGCGTCGTTATCGCGACGATGGACATCGAGGAAATCAACTCTGACCGCGACAAGCTGATTGCGAACATTTCCCAAGGCGTTGAGGTGGAGCTGAAGAAAGTCGGCCTGCGCCTCATCAACGTGAACATCCAGGACATCACGGATGCTTCCGGCTACATCGACGCGCTCGGCCAGGAAGCCGCTTCCAAGGCCATCGCGGAGGCGAAGGTCAAGGTCGCCCAGGCGGACCGTGACGGTGAGATCGGTGCGGCGGCCGCGCAGCGGGACAAGCGGATCAGCGTTTCCGGCGCCAATGCCGAGGCCACCCGTGGTGAGAACACCGCGGAAGTGGAGATCGCCAACTCCAACGCCCAGCGCCGGAGCGCCCAGGCGGAAGCGGAGCGTCTGGCACAGGCGGCGGAGAAGGTCGCCCACGCGAAGATTCTTGAAGAGGCTTATGTCTCCGAGCAGTCCGCGGAGAAACAGCGTGCCGAGCGGGACAAGGCCACCCAGTTCGCCAACATCGTCGTCCCGGCGGAGGTGGCGAAGCAACGCCAGCTTGTGGAAGCGGATGCGGAGGCGGAAAAGGTGCGGCGGATCCAGCAGGGCAAGGCGGACGGTGTCCGTGCCGAGAAGCAGGCGGAGGCGGATGGTATCATCTTCGTGAAAGAGGCGGAGGCCGGTGGTTTGAAGGCACGCCTTATCGCCGAGGCGGATGGTCTGAGATCCCGCCTGCTCGCGGAAGCGGAAGGCGCGCAGGCGGTCCTCGTCGGAAAGGCGAAGGGCTTCGACGACCTCATCCGATCCTGCCAAGGCCCGGGAGGAGCACAGCAGCTCCTCATCACCGAGCTTCTCCCTCAGCTCGTCGAGGCGCAGGTCAAGGCCATCGCCAACCTCAAGATCGACAAACTCACCGTCTGGGACAGTGGCAAGGGGGCGGACGGAAAGAACAGCACCGCCGGATTCCTTTCCGGTCTCGCAGGATCGGTCCCGCCGCTCCACGAACTGGCGAAAAACGTCGGCGTCGAATTGCCTTCCTACCTGGGCAAGCTGGACGACCCGCAGGCCGACCGGCCATCCGTGCAGCCGCCGGCACCGGAAGCTCCGGTGACTGGAAACACGCAGTCCGTGGAAGGCATCTGA
- a CDS encoding DUF2236 domain-containing protein, which translates to MILKPRLETLLRSQLDDGSGRGMDLSQPAGEPALVPADSVSWRVFANPVTLVIGGITAVLLELAEPRVRSGVWDHTTFRTDPLRRMRRTGMAAMVTVYGARSQATRMISGVRRMHEQVRGTTPDGIPYEANDPELLRWVHATAAFGFLEAYHHYVQPLDQAERDRYYEEGAPISCLYGAEAAPVSEKELIGLFTGTLPLLEPSEILSEFIGIMESLPLLPPPLRRFNRTIVSASVGLLPPEIRTKLGLGGRLPHPTATKVLSFLARQADGLELDSSPVVQARRRIISQPNSA; encoded by the coding sequence ATGATTCTGAAACCCCGGCTGGAAACCCTGCTGCGCAGCCAGTTGGACGATGGCAGCGGACGCGGAATGGATCTTTCCCAACCTGCGGGTGAACCCGCGCTGGTGCCGGCGGACTCGGTTTCCTGGCGTGTCTTCGCAAATCCCGTGACCCTGGTCATCGGCGGCATCACGGCGGTGCTGCTGGAACTCGCCGAGCCGAGGGTCCGTTCCGGGGTGTGGGACCACACCACGTTCCGGACCGATCCACTGAGGCGCATGCGCCGGACCGGCATGGCGGCGATGGTCACCGTTTATGGTGCCCGCAGCCAGGCCACGCGGATGATTTCCGGAGTGCGCCGCATGCATGAACAGGTGCGGGGAACGACCCCGGATGGCATCCCTTACGAGGCCAACGATCCCGAACTGCTGCGCTGGGTCCATGCGACCGCCGCCTTCGGTTTTCTGGAGGCATATCACCATTATGTGCAGCCGCTCGATCAAGCCGAACGCGACAGATATTACGAAGAGGGTGCCCCCATTTCATGTCTCTATGGAGCGGAGGCGGCTCCTGTTTCCGAGAAGGAACTCATCGGGCTTTTCACCGGGACGCTTCCCCTGCTCGAACCATCGGAAATCCTTTCCGAGTTCATCGGCATCATGGAATCCCTGCCCCTGCTGCCACCACCGCTGCGACGTTTCAACAGGACCATCGTCTCCGCATCCGTGGGATTGCTGCCTCCTGAGATCCGGACCAAACTCGGCCTTGGCGGAAGGCTGCCGCATCCAACCGCCACGAAAGTCCTCAGCTTCCTCGCGAGGCAGGCGGACGGGCTGGAGCTGGACTCAAGCCCGGTGGTCCAAGCCCGGAGAAGGATCATATCCCAACCCAATTCCGCATAA
- a CDS encoding glyoxalase — protein sequence MKVEKVKYVLWAADWQRCLAFYRDLFGGVISFESETWSEIVVAGATIGVHGGGEGKRTWTGLSFQLDDIREGISRLKECGGELVSDPVDTPEEPIHLAMCIDPEGNEFMMTQRRH from the coding sequence ATGAAAGTCGAGAAGGTCAAATACGTGCTGTGGGCTGCCGACTGGCAGCGCTGCCTGGCGTTCTACCGGGATCTGTTTGGTGGGGTGATCAGCTTCGAGTCGGAAACATGGAGCGAGATTGTTGTCGCGGGCGCCACCATCGGCGTCCATGGCGGCGGCGAGGGTAAGCGCACCTGGACGGGCTTGTCCTTCCAGCTCGATGACATCCGCGAAGGAATCTCCCGCCTCAAGGAATGCGGGGGAGAACTCGTTTCCGATCCGGTCGATACCCCGGAGGAACCGATCCATCTGGCGATGTGCATCGATCCGGAAGGAAACGAGTTCATGATGACGCAACGGCGTCATTGA
- a CDS encoding YXWGXW repeat-containing protein produces MKSHSRALIGALILSLSCGIFLLPRNVAAQPQAGVEELTRGPVHEAFATSVSFEPEQGIIVDRQPPEMIEELPPDQRPVGENISWISGYWAWDDDRSDFIWVSGVWRNLPPGRQWVPGYWNPAGSQWQWISGYWASEDAEEVTYLPAPPKALENGPSSDALGDNQVWVSGNWIYNDNRYAWQPGYWQPAQESWVWIPGHYVWTPRGYVYVDGYWDYEINRRGTVFAPVHFDRVVYSRPDYYYTPATVILSTVFIDHLFVRPRYCHYYFGDYYSTRYRDRGWYASFHYHGSRRGYDPIYVHDRWRHRGDRGWEQRRRDNFEYFRNNENARPAHTWAELARRPEGPRGDRGNMRFAEPFSRFVSNRGDNRGQRFQALDRDARDRIVSQRQDMRKFTRDRQQLEVRGDRTPGRDGAAAQLIRERFQRSPVVAKRPDQLTGNDAPPPRRDVRPGGRDERGPNRGETAGGPGDRRLPDGMSRGPDATPERRPETGRPSTGETAGPGRENRGPNVTPERRPETGRPSPGETAGRNRDDRRPGVVSPPQQQRQNDDPNRVDPPPNMRRDNEPRTIPQAPGRPDVERRERPSPPQRQAEPPRRIEPPRQVVPQRREATPERREIPQRQAVPQRQAVPQRQAVPQRQAVPQRQAVPQRQAVPQRQAVPQRQAVPQRQAAPQRQAAPQRQAAPQRQAVPQRQAAPQRQAAPSRPQGGPGGGGRPEGRRGGRD; encoded by the coding sequence ATGAAATCCCACTCCCGCGCCCTCATCGGCGCACTGATCCTTTCCTTGTCCTGCGGCATTTTCCTCCTTCCCCGGAATGTGGCCGCACAGCCGCAGGCGGGGGTGGAGGAACTCACCCGGGGTCCCGTCCATGAGGCGTTCGCCACTTCGGTGAGCTTCGAGCCTGAACAAGGCATCATTGTTGATCGGCAGCCGCCGGAGATGATCGAGGAACTGCCGCCCGACCAACGTCCCGTCGGTGAGAACATTTCCTGGATCTCCGGTTACTGGGCGTGGGATGACGACCGCAGCGATTTCATCTGGGTCAGCGGCGTCTGGCGGAACCTTCCACCCGGCCGCCAATGGGTGCCGGGTTACTGGAATCCCGCCGGATCCCAGTGGCAGTGGATCTCCGGTTACTGGGCGTCCGAAGATGCGGAGGAAGTGACCTACCTGCCCGCCCCGCCAAAAGCGCTTGAAAACGGCCCCAGTTCCGATGCCCTCGGAGACAACCAAGTGTGGGTATCCGGCAACTGGATCTACAACGACAACCGCTATGCATGGCAGCCCGGTTATTGGCAACCCGCGCAGGAAAGCTGGGTGTGGATCCCCGGCCACTACGTATGGACCCCACGTGGCTACGTCTATGTGGATGGTTACTGGGACTATGAGATCAACCGCCGCGGGACGGTGTTCGCCCCCGTCCATTTCGACCGGGTGGTGTATTCCCGGCCGGACTACTATTACACGCCCGCCACGGTGATTCTCAGCACGGTGTTCATCGACCACCTGTTCGTCAGGCCGCGCTATTGCCACTACTACTTCGGCGACTACTACTCCACCCGCTACCGTGACCGCGGTTGGTACGCTTCCTTCCACTACCACGGCAGCCGCCGTGGTTATGACCCGATCTATGTCCATGACCGGTGGCGCCACCGCGGCGACCGCGGCTGGGAACAACGCCGCCGCGACAATTTCGAATACTTCCGCAACAATGAGAACGCACGGCCGGCCCACACTTGGGCGGAGCTGGCGAGACGCCCGGAAGGCCCACGCGGCGACCGTGGCAACATGAGATTTGCGGAGCCGTTCAGCCGGTTCGTTTCCAATCGTGGGGACAACCGCGGCCAGCGCTTCCAGGCACTCGACCGTGATGCCCGTGACCGGATTGTTTCACAGCGACAGGACATGCGGAAATTTACCCGCGACAGGCAACAACTCGAAGTTCGCGGTGACCGCACCCCCGGTCGGGATGGTGCCGCCGCGCAACTCATCCGCGAACGCTTCCAACGCTCACCGGTCGTCGCGAAGCGTCCCGACCAACTCACCGGCAATGATGCCCCTCCGCCACGGCGGGATGTCCGCCCGGGAGGCCGCGACGAGCGCGGACCCAACCGTGGGGAAACCGCAGGTGGCCCGGGAGATCGCCGCCTTCCCGATGGCATGAGCCGTGGGCCGGATGCGACGCCTGAACGTCGTCCGGAGACAGGTCGCCCGTCCACTGGAGAAACCGCCGGGCCCGGGCGCGAAAACCGCGGCCCGAATGTCACTCCGGAGCGCCGTCCCGAAACAGGTCGCCCTTCTCCGGGAGAAACCGCAGGTCGCAACCGTGATGACCGCCGTCCGGGCGTTGTTTCGCCACCCCAGCAGCAGCGGCAGAATGACGACCCGAATCGTGTCGATCCACCACCGAACATGAGGCGCGACAACGAGCCACGGACCATCCCACAGGCACCTGGCCGCCCGGATGTGGAAAGGCGTGAGCGTCCTTCTCCTCCCCAGCGCCAGGCTGAGCCACCACGTAGGATCGAGCCACCCCGCCAAGTGGTCCCACAACGGAGAGAGGCAACCCCGGAGCGCCGCGAAATACCACAACGCCAGGCAGTCCCGCAACGCCAAGCAGTCCCGCAACGCCAGGCAGTCCCGCAACGCCAGGCAGTCCCGCAACGCCAGGCAGTCCCGCAACGCCAGGCAGTCCCGCAACGTCAGGCTGTCCCGCAACGTCAGGCTGTCCCGCAACGTCAGGCAGCCCCGCAACGTCAGGCAGCCCCGCAACGTCAGGCAGCCCCGCAACGTCAGGCTGTCCCGCAACGTCAGGCAGCCCCGCAGCGTCAAGCCGCTCCGAGCCGACCACAAGGTGGCCCGGGCGGCGGCGGCCGCCCGGAAGGCCGCCGGGGAGGTCGCGACTGA